Proteins encoded by one window of Anaerosporomusa subterranea:
- a CDS encoding gamma-glutamylcyclotransferase family protein, with translation MNQVFVYGTLLQGMENYHLIAGFVSTIRPAVINGGTIYHLEFGYPALVLTNDQNQVHGEIIELVDMEQALLVLDNLEGYLGENCPDNLYDRVICRAFDENGRPADTYVYVWSHPDQLKEIGQLLRDGCWRSFIAQR, from the coding sequence GTGAATCAAGTTTTTGTATATGGTACACTACTGCAAGGGATGGAGAATTACCACCTTATAGCGGGCTTTGTCAGCACGATCAGACCCGCCGTCATCAACGGTGGAACAATATATCATCTGGAATTCGGATATCCGGCCTTGGTTCTAACTAATGATCAGAATCAGGTGCATGGTGAGATTATTGAGCTTGTGGATATGGAACAGGCATTACTGGTTCTTGACAACTTGGAGGGGTATCTTGGTGAGAATTGTCCGGATAATCTGTATGACCGGGTGATTTGCCGGGCTTTCGATGAAAACGGCAGACCTGCCGACACTTATGTCTATGTATGGTCTCACCCAGACCAACTTAAAGAGATCGGTCAATTGCTCAGAGACGGATGCTGGCGCTCTTTTATAGCACAGCGATGA
- a CDS encoding class I SAM-dependent methyltransferase → MNKTQSTITAYNHNVNAYSAKFMDYEPYSNHVIEFAKIIDADAKVLDIGCGPGNVAKQLFAAKPMQITGVDLSEEMVKLARSNVPAGDFYTQDIRKLDFPRDHFNAIVMSFCIVHLSDEESYRLLANAINWLYPGGILYLSFMEGKKAGFETTSFSEEPIYFNYFKGNVIEKFLVSNGITILQMVRQNYNELDGSVTTDIFIFGKKD, encoded by the coding sequence GTGAACAAGACTCAATCGACAATCACTGCTTATAATCATAATGTAAACGCATACTCGGCAAAATTTATGGACTACGAGCCCTATTCTAACCATGTTATTGAGTTTGCAAAAATAATTGATGCGGATGCAAAGGTCTTAGATATTGGTTGTGGTCCGGGCAATGTGGCGAAACAACTATTCGCAGCAAAGCCTATGCAGATAACCGGGGTTGACCTTTCGGAGGAAATGGTAAAATTGGCACGTTCTAACGTTCCCGCCGGTGACTTTTATACTCAAGATATTCGTAAATTAGATTTTCCTAGAGATCACTTTAATGCAATTGTGATGTCTTTTTGTATTGTTCACTTGAGTGACGAAGAGTCGTATAGACTGCTTGCAAATGCAATTAACTGGCTATATCCAGGCGGAATTTTATATCTTAGTTTCATGGAAGGTAAAAAGGCAGGATTTGAGACGACTAGTTTCTCTGAAGAGCCAATTTACTTTAATTATTTCAAAGGAAACGTAATAGAGAAGTTCTTGGTGTCTAATGGAATCACTATATTGCAGATGGTTCGACAGAATTATAATGAGCTAGACGGTAGTGTGACTACGGATATTTTTATTTTCGGCAAAAAAGACTAA
- a CDS encoding MFS transporter, whose translation MNNYIQKGTPQYWRAISALFLGTLASFGIMYCTQPLIPIFSKEFGLNPSVASLAMSVTSGGLAISMLVIAGLAGFLDRKLTMAVSLLGSAILAVASAFSNDFTTILICRAFQGVLVAGFPALAMAYINEEFEPGITGFVIGIYISGTSIGGLSSRLLVSTLTDFFSWKIALVCIGILYLTISIWFCFGIPKSKHFLPQKHLPQHMVSDLLQNLRSPVTLRLYLIAFAIMGSFSAVYNYIGYSLMAPPYNLSQTAVGGLFLLYLLGTFSSTFMGGMADRFGSASILCLSMAIMLVGGIVTLMASLAFKIIGLAIFTFGFFGSHSTATGWVGKSCLGDKAQAASLYLLFYYFGASVIGTVGGLFLSSYGWPGVILLSGFISGVALLLSIRLLTTETHRAMPECVES comes from the coding sequence ATGAATAACTATATCCAAAAGGGAACTCCGCAGTATTGGAGGGCCATTTCGGCTTTGTTTCTGGGGACTCTTGCTTCGTTTGGTATTATGTATTGCACACAACCCCTAATTCCAATTTTTTCAAAAGAGTTTGGTCTGAATCCTTCTGTAGCTAGCTTAGCCATGTCTGTTACAAGTGGTGGACTGGCTATATCCATGTTAGTTATTGCCGGCTTAGCTGGTTTTTTAGATCGAAAATTAACAATGGCAGTTTCTTTATTAGGATCGGCTATTTTGGCAGTGGCTTCTGCTTTTAGCAACGACTTTACTACGATCCTTATTTGTCGAGCTTTTCAAGGTGTATTGGTAGCAGGGTTTCCTGCGTTGGCAATGGCTTATATTAATGAAGAATTTGAGCCTGGGATTACAGGCTTCGTCATTGGAATTTATATTAGCGGAACATCAATCGGCGGTTTATCCTCACGCCTTCTTGTTAGTACTCTGACCGATTTTTTCTCGTGGAAGATCGCGCTGGTATGCATAGGAATTTTGTACCTTACCATCAGTATCTGGTTTTGTTTTGGTATTCCTAAATCTAAACATTTTTTGCCACAGAAACATTTGCCGCAGCATATGGTCAGTGATTTATTGCAAAACTTGCGTAGCCCAGTAACACTTCGACTATATTTGATTGCATTTGCAATAATGGGGTCTTTTTCGGCTGTTTACAATTATATCGGCTACTCGTTGATGGCTCCGCCCTATAATCTTAGCCAAACGGCTGTCGGTGGATTATTTTTACTCTATTTGCTGGGTACCTTTAGTTCAACCTTTATGGGAGGTATGGCTGACCGGTTTGGCAGTGCAAGTATTCTATGCTTGTCAATGGCGATTATGTTAGTTGGCGGCATTGTTACATTGATGGCTAGCTTGGCCTTCAAAATAATTGGACTTGCTATATTTACGTTCGGCTTTTTTGGCAGTCATTCTACAGCCACTGGCTGGGTAGGTAAATCTTGCTTAGGGGATAAGGCACAGGCAGCTTCTTTGTATCTGCTCTTCTATTATTTTGGAGCCAGCGTTATCGGAACTGTAGGCGGGCTGTTTTTATCCTCTTATGGCTGGCCAGGCGTAATTCTTCTTAGCGGATTTATTTCAGGAGTGGCTCTGCTGCTTTCCATCAGGCTGCTAACTACTGAAACACACCGTGCTATGCCAGAATGTGTAGAATCATAG
- a CDS encoding GNAT family N-acetyltransferase — translation MREITIRRVRPEDVERIAEIEALCFPAAEAAQQEVFKERIAAFPDCFFVAEIDGTLAGFINGCITNSAVIYDELFHNTRHHIPDGKNLTVFGLDVIPQYRNQGIAAQLMKHFIQTAKDTGRQSVLLTCKEHLVHYYESFGYVNNGVSESTHGGSQWFDMTLLLH, via the coding sequence ATGAGAGAAATAACGATCCGCAGAGTTCGGCCGGAAGATGTAGAACGCATAGCTGAAATAGAGGCACTTTGTTTCCCTGCGGCAGAAGCTGCCCAACAAGAAGTGTTTAAGGAGAGGATTGCCGCTTTCCCCGACTGCTTCTTTGTCGCTGAAATAGATGGAACCCTGGCTGGATTTATCAACGGCTGTATCACTAACAGCGCCGTTATCTATGATGAACTATTCCATAATACGCGTCACCATATACCGGATGGTAAGAACTTAACCGTCTTTGGGCTTGATGTCATTCCGCAATACCGTAATCAGGGCATTGCGGCTCAGTTAATGAAACATTTTATTCAGACAGCCAAAGATACTGGCCGGCAAAGTGTCCTCTTAACATGCAAGGAACATTTAGTGCATTACTACGAGTCTTTTGGCTATGTGAATAATGGAGTCTCAGAATCAACGCACGGTGGATCTCAGTGGTTTGATATGACCCTGCTGCTCCACTAA
- a CDS encoding UbiX family flavin prenyltransferase, translating to MNNGFSQVGDKVAINNKKRVVVGISGASGAILGIELLKILRENPDYETHLVISRGAEETILQETKYTVVEVMDLADKVYDINNIGASLASGTFKTEGMIIIPCSMKTVAGIACGYSDNLLLRAADVTIKERRRLVVVTRECPLSAIHLRNMLTLAEVGALIMPPMVSYYNKAASIEDMNRQIIGRILEKFSIEVKGFNRWCE from the coding sequence ATGAATAATGGATTTTCACAGGTGGGTGATAAAGTGGCAATAAACAATAAGAAGCGAGTAGTCGTCGGGATAAGCGGCGCTAGCGGTGCGATATTAGGTATCGAATTATTAAAGATACTGCGAGAAAACCCAGACTATGAAACTCATCTTGTGATTTCGCGAGGTGCTGAAGAAACGATACTGCAAGAGACCAAATACACGGTGGTTGAAGTAATGGATCTAGCAGATAAGGTCTATGACATCAATAATATTGGTGCCAGCTTAGCAAGTGGTACGTTTAAAACCGAAGGCATGATCATTATTCCTTGTAGTATGAAGACAGTTGCAGGCATTGCCTGTGGTTACTCAGATAATCTGCTGCTACGAGCTGCAGATGTTACCATTAAAGAACGCCGACGACTGGTAGTGGTAACCAGAGAATGCCCGCTCAGTGCAATTCATTTAAGAAACATGCTGACTCTAGCGGAAGTAGGCGCGCTGATTATGCCGCCTATGGTCAGCTACTATAATAAAGCGGCCAGTATAGAAGATATGAACAGGCAGATTATTGGCAGGATTCTTGAAAAGTTTAGCATTGAAGTCAAGGGCTTTAACCGATGGTGTGAATGA
- a CDS encoding DUF748 domain-containing protein, which produces MKEWLVKYKKNIIIALIPLIVLGGLWQVVSGKVAKALQDSLVASVGQKLNGRLQVGSIDLSLLSWVRIRNVAVYDKQDNLVAKSPNIEIKYKFSDLTKGNLGMSSIEVVAIQGAEIWLKTEKERWNWEGLVKDDKTATDFRGKVEVGEGTVHIGNNQITQTIEGVNGTLDFITYPAGLGIDLKGRVSQATLGIVGNWGESNASELTLRTDGFDVAKLSGLLPATQEIRLEKGLLKKLQVVAKRDDKSIVHYQAEGEFSALTVAGKVNIRDGQGKFSADENGLHFRDLALMISGQRTEGKGSILLKDNKQSLDFALTLPDVDPAAFFTGLAVQRPLFVTVNITGPLIKPLISGSFKIPQVTISDMSVSEISGNMRYDEGRLSLQQVHGAAYQGQLSVAGEVLTANESYELAASGSGMNSSALTDKDVQGPLDFTGHVSGKGETAVTQGDFVIRNGKAYGVSFQTLTGSFIKRGGTTEISNITIHTALGTFYPEQLSRDALEKLSQHNIPTSKEDVKKAVTDALVKKIFR; this is translated from the coding sequence TTGAAGGAATGGCTAGTAAAATATAAGAAAAATATTATCATCGCATTAATCCCGCTAATTGTCCTAGGCGGCTTGTGGCAAGTCGTTTCAGGCAAGGTGGCTAAGGCGCTTCAAGACAGCCTGGTTGCCAGCGTGGGACAGAAGCTCAACGGACGACTACAGGTAGGGTCGATTGACCTATCGTTACTGAGCTGGGTAAGGATTCGCAATGTAGCGGTCTATGACAAGCAGGACAATCTTGTCGCAAAAAGCCCAAATATCGAAATCAAATACAAATTTTCAGATTTGACGAAGGGCAATCTGGGTATGTCGAGCATTGAAGTGGTCGCTATCCAGGGCGCAGAAATTTGGCTCAAGACGGAAAAAGAGCGTTGGAATTGGGAAGGCCTGGTGAAGGACGATAAGACCGCGACAGATTTTCGTGGCAAAGTTGAAGTCGGCGAAGGAACCGTTCATATTGGCAATAATCAGATTACACAAACCATCGAAGGCGTCAACGGTACACTCGATTTCATTACATATCCCGCTGGCTTGGGTATTGATCTCAAAGGGCGAGTCAGCCAAGCCACACTAGGCATAGTTGGCAACTGGGGAGAAAGCAATGCTAGTGAACTTACGCTCCGGACGGATGGGTTTGATGTGGCCAAACTGAGCGGGTTACTTCCTGCTACACAAGAGATCCGTTTAGAGAAGGGACTATTAAAGAAGCTACAAGTGGTAGCAAAACGTGATGATAAGAGTATAGTACACTACCAAGCCGAGGGGGAATTCTCCGCCTTAACGGTTGCAGGCAAGGTCAATATTCGTGACGGGCAGGGAAAATTCAGCGCTGATGAAAATGGATTACACTTTCGGGATTTGGCTCTAATGATCTCTGGTCAACGAACAGAGGGCAAAGGCAGTATTCTACTTAAAGACAACAAACAATCGCTCGACTTTGCGTTAACGCTACCTGATGTTGATCCTGCAGCATTTTTCACCGGTTTAGCCGTACAGCGGCCTCTTTTTGTCACCGTGAACATCACGGGCCCATTAATCAAGCCGTTAATATCCGGAAGTTTCAAAATTCCCCAAGTCACGATTAGCGATATGTCTGTAAGCGAGATTAGCGGGAATATGCGTTATGACGAAGGGCGTCTTAGCTTACAACAAGTACATGGGGCCGCCTACCAAGGGCAGTTGTCAGTGGCAGGCGAAGTCTTGACAGCAAACGAGAGTTACGAACTGGCTGCATCTGGCAGTGGCATGAATAGTTCGGCCCTTACTGACAAAGATGTGCAAGGTCCTCTAGACTTTACCGGCCATGTTAGCGGTAAAGGCGAAACAGCGGTTACGCAAGGGGATTTCGTGATTCGCAACGGCAAGGCCTACGGTGTCTCCTTTCAGACACTAACCGGCAGTTTCATCAAACGCGGTGGAACCACTGAGATTTCCAACATTACTATTCATACGGCTCTGGGAACGTTTTATCCTGAGCAGTTGAGTCGCGATGCCTTAGAGAAGCTGAGTCAACACAATATCCCGACTTCCAAAGAAGACGTAAAAAAAGCAGTGACTGATGCTCTGGTAAAAAAGATATTTCGCTGA
- a CDS encoding chemotaxis protein CheW, translated as MSEEQLVVFRLGNEEYGIEISQVREIIQYRNATKLPNTPEFMEGIISLRGKVIPVIELAKRFGLSADTGKDKRAIIIEVAGQDIGIIVTEVTEVLRLSGEQIEAVPAMTAVNECVRGIGKDANRLLILLDLGNLLRADEIRAIGAA; from the coding sequence ATGAGTGAGGAACAACTGGTTGTATTTCGTCTAGGAAATGAGGAATATGGTATTGAGATATCTCAAGTTAGAGAGATTATTCAATATCGAAATGCGACAAAGCTTCCTAATACGCCAGAGTTTATGGAAGGGATCATCAGCCTTCGCGGTAAGGTCATACCTGTAATTGAGTTGGCAAAACGATTTGGCCTAAGTGCAGACACTGGAAAAGACAAGCGGGCAATTATCATTGAGGTTGCAGGCCAAGATATTGGCATTATCGTGACTGAGGTTACGGAAGTACTGCGGCTATCTGGCGAACAGATTGAAGCTGTACCTGCGATGACTGCCGTAAATGAGTGTGTGAGAGGAATCGGTAAAGATGCTAATCGGTTATTAATTTTGCTTGATTTAGGCAATTTGCTAAGGGCGGATGAGATTAGGGCGATCGGGGCAGCGTAG
- a CDS encoding methyl-accepting chemotaxis protein: protein MNIKSVQTRLLLWLLPLIFVVLSVLSGVSYYISKQSLDQSIGETAEAIGTDYGYRIKGSIQELMIQLEDMAKTQTFRTGTDKAQISAAMAEIQKRIGFETVLYISPDGSAIRGDGTTGQYRDREYFKKVLDTKKAYVSEPLTSRATGKMSFFLAVPVMNNGQLIAITGGTYSLEKMTDLIKDLKFLDTGYGQISDDSGTIIAHPKNPGIIGKLNLAEKKINAEIKLQQNELDDRLIALFTKAAQSGQQTHGVYSFVDGVARYGVYTPIDLPGGQRWVMGVSAPETEATQDTDALARTVLIISLICLLIVAVSIVFIAKQFTKPIALIRDECLLLAQGDLREREAKVSSEDEVGQLAQGFRQMRINLRELVAKVHSQSEQLAASSEQLTASADQSAQAANQVAASITDVATGAAEQLAAANDTSAVVEQISASIQEVAATTNGVAAQSAQAAAKANDGSKSVNKAISQMTQIEQTVNTSAKVVAELGERSKEIGQIVDAISGIAGQTNLLALNAAIEAARAGEQGRGFAVVADEVRKLAEQSQEAAKQIAELIGGIQGETDKAVSAMNDGTREVKVGAEVVNAAGQAFQEIVALVTQVSDQIKDISTAIEQMAIGSQQIVTAVNRIDGLSKKASGEAETVSAATEEQSASMQEIASSSQSLSNLAMDLREAVGKFRV, encoded by the coding sequence ATGAACATAAAAAGCGTTCAAACTCGATTGCTACTATGGTTGTTGCCACTTATTTTTGTGGTATTAAGTGTGCTATCAGGGGTTAGCTATTATATTTCTAAGCAATCTTTAGATCAAAGCATTGGTGAAACAGCTGAGGCAATTGGAACCGACTATGGGTACCGTATAAAAGGCAGTATTCAAGAATTGATGATCCAATTGGAGGATATGGCCAAAACGCAAACTTTCCGGACCGGAACCGATAAGGCCCAGATTAGCGCAGCCATGGCTGAAATACAGAAAAGGATTGGTTTTGAAACCGTTTTATATATTTCGCCGGATGGCTCGGCGATTCGCGGCGACGGCACTACAGGCCAATACCGCGACCGCGAGTATTTCAAAAAAGTGCTTGATACGAAAAAAGCATATGTCTCTGAGCCGCTGACTTCAAGGGCGACCGGCAAGATGTCCTTCTTTCTGGCTGTGCCGGTCATGAACAACGGACAACTCATCGCGATAACAGGGGGGACGTATTCCCTTGAAAAAATGACCGATCTAATTAAAGATCTAAAATTCTTGGATACCGGCTACGGTCAAATCTCCGATGATTCAGGGACGATTATTGCCCACCCGAAGAATCCTGGAATCATTGGAAAGCTGAATCTTGCCGAAAAGAAGATCAATGCTGAAATTAAGCTGCAACAGAACGAACTCGACGACCGTCTGATTGCTCTGTTTACCAAAGCAGCCCAGTCTGGGCAACAAACACATGGAGTATACAGCTTTGTGGACGGTGTGGCTAGATACGGGGTATACACGCCAATCGATCTCCCAGGCGGTCAACGCTGGGTAATGGGGGTATCAGCACCTGAAACGGAAGCCACTCAGGACACGGATGCCCTGGCGCGAACAGTGCTGATCATTTCGCTAATCTGTTTACTCATTGTTGCAGTATCTATCGTATTCATAGCCAAACAGTTCACCAAACCGATTGCGCTGATACGGGATGAATGCCTGCTTTTGGCCCAAGGCGACCTGCGGGAGCGTGAGGCAAAGGTTTCTTCAGAAGATGAAGTCGGCCAACTGGCGCAAGGTTTCCGGCAGATGCGGATAAATTTGCGTGAGCTTGTTGCAAAAGTACATTCCCAATCCGAGCAACTGGCTGCTTCGAGTGAACAGCTGACAGCCAGTGCCGACCAATCTGCCCAGGCCGCTAACCAGGTTGCGGCATCGATTACCGATGTGGCGACTGGTGCAGCAGAACAGCTAGCCGCGGCTAACGACACCTCTGCCGTGGTTGAACAGATATCAGCCAGTATCCAAGAGGTTGCGGCCACTACCAACGGTGTAGCCGCACAATCGGCGCAGGCTGCTGCTAAGGCTAACGACGGCAGCAAGTCGGTGAATAAAGCGATTAGTCAAATGACACAAATCGAACAGACTGTTAATACGTCCGCCAAAGTAGTCGCTGAATTGGGCGAACGCTCCAAGGAAATTGGTCAGATTGTAGATGCTATCTCCGGTATCGCCGGACAAACTAATTTGCTCGCTCTTAACGCCGCTATCGAGGCCGCGCGGGCCGGTGAACAGGGACGCGGTTTCGCTGTCGTTGCCGATGAAGTACGCAAACTTGCCGAGCAGTCTCAGGAAGCGGCCAAGCAGATCGCCGAACTGATCGGGGGGATTCAGGGAGAAACCGATAAAGCTGTATCGGCCATGAATGATGGCACCCGGGAAGTTAAAGTAGGAGCAGAAGTCGTTAACGCTGCCGGACAAGCTTTCCAAGAAATCGTAGCATTGGTAACCCAAGTATCCGATCAGATAAAAGACATCTCTACTGCAATTGAACAGATGGCTATTGGCAGCCAACAGATCGTCACAGCGGTTAACCGGATCGATGGCTTGAGTAAAAAGGCATCCGGAGAGGCCGAGACAGTATCGGCGGCCACCGAGGAGCAGTCAGCGTCTATGCAAGAGATCGCCTCCTCCAGCCAGAGCCTTTCCAACTTAGCGATGGACCTCCGTGAAGCTGTCGGCAAGTTCCGTGTTTAA
- the thrC gene encoding threonine synthase, producing the protein MKNLPLVCTKCGKSFRMENLQYRCDLCNEPLEVELLTCGKISDGNLLTQTMLERYAEFLPFASLDRDISLGEGFTPLIQSESLAEKLGIGELYLKNEAQNPTWSFKDRGTVAGVQHARKLGYKRIGTVSTGNMASSVAAYARKAGMEAFIFVSKNIAAEKINPIAIYNPHLIRVDGDYGNLYYESLKIGQTNQIYFINSDATFRIEGSKTIAFEICEQLHFDMPDYVIIPTSAGGNLRGIEKGFREFHACGLIENVPKIICAQASGCSPICNAFHAKQEEVSRVLDPHTIAHGIENPFPPSGNQTLRLLKRTGGFAVAVPDDATIKAQAMLAEIGLFVQPESAVPIAAIQKLRSENYLTGKEKIVSIITGSGLKFTEALTHHTLTSVECKLEDISRYIRDNFDQ; encoded by the coding sequence ATGAAAAACTTGCCGTTAGTCTGTACAAAATGCGGTAAGTCATTCCGGATGGAAAACTTGCAGTACCGTTGCGACCTTTGTAACGAACCTTTGGAGGTAGAACTGTTAACTTGCGGCAAAATTAGTGATGGCAATCTACTCACGCAAACAATGTTAGAACGCTATGCCGAGTTCCTGCCTTTTGCTTCGCTTGACCGGGATATTTCTCTGGGCGAGGGATTTACGCCGTTGATACAGTCTGAGAGCTTAGCAGAGAAACTCGGTATTGGTGAACTCTATCTCAAAAATGAGGCGCAAAATCCGACTTGGTCGTTTAAAGATCGGGGAACCGTCGCTGGCGTCCAACACGCCCGCAAGCTGGGCTACAAGCGCATCGGCACCGTCTCCACCGGCAACATGGCTAGCTCTGTTGCTGCTTATGCCCGTAAAGCAGGGATGGAAGCCTTCATTTTTGTTAGTAAAAATATTGCCGCAGAAAAGATCAATCCGATCGCGATTTACAACCCGCACTTGATCAGAGTTGATGGCGACTATGGCAATCTGTACTATGAAAGTCTAAAGATCGGCCAAACCAACCAGATTTATTTTATCAACTCTGACGCGACATTCCGGATAGAGGGTTCGAAAACGATCGCCTTTGAAATCTGCGAGCAACTTCATTTCGACATGCCTGATTATGTGATTATCCCCACCAGCGCTGGCGGAAATTTGCGTGGTATAGAAAAAGGCTTCCGCGAATTTCATGCTTGTGGACTCATCGAGAACGTTCCCAAAATTATTTGTGCACAAGCCAGTGGCTGCTCACCAATTTGCAACGCGTTTCATGCTAAGCAGGAGGAAGTTTCACGCGTTCTCGACCCACATACTATCGCCCACGGCATAGAAAACCCGTTCCCACCTAGCGGTAATCAAACCCTGCGGCTATTAAAGAGAACTGGTGGCTTTGCTGTCGCTGTGCCTGATGACGCAACAATCAAAGCGCAGGCGATGCTCGCCGAGATCGGCCTGTTCGTCCAACCCGAATCTGCCGTACCTATCGCCGCGATTCAAAAATTACGCTCCGAAAATTACTTGACTGGTAAAGAGAAAATAGTGAGTATCATTACTGGCAGCGGGCTCAAGTTTACTGAAGCCCTAACTCATCACACGTTGACTAGCGTGGAATGCAAGCTGGAAGATATCAGCCGCTATATCAGGGATAACTTTGACCAGTAA
- a CDS encoding rubredoxin encodes MAKYRCVVCGYIFDEAEGDYEQHVAPGTLWSDVSEDWVCPVCGVNKYQFEPVE; translated from the coding sequence ATGGCAAAGTACAGATGTGTGGTGTGTGGCTATATCTTTGATGAGGCGGAAGGGGACTATGAACAACATGTAGCTCCAGGCACTCTCTGGAGTGATGTGTCTGAAGACTGGGTATGTCCGGTATGTGGAGTGAACAAGTATCAATTTGAGCCAGTTGAATAA
- a CDS encoding pyridoxamine 5'-phosphate oxidase family protein, whose translation MRRQDLALTREETLAIIDETQYAVLCLTDPDGQPYGLPMDYVRQGDSLYFHGSQQGRKIDAMKSNPRVCAVIVGETEIIPTRFGREYKTAIAEGKVELINEPEVKRQVMTWVVERKSPDNIEKGKFVIEKMLDRVLVYKMYMETVSGKHGL comes from the coding sequence ATGAGACGACAGGATTTGGCATTAACCCGGGAAGAGACATTAGCGATCATTGACGAAACTCAATATGCCGTTTTATGTCTCACAGATCCAGATGGTCAACCATATGGCCTGCCAATGGATTATGTTCGCCAAGGAGATAGTCTGTACTTTCACGGTTCGCAACAGGGTAGAAAAATTGATGCAATGAAAAGCAATCCCAGGGTATGTGCAGTTATTGTCGGTGAGACGGAAATCATTCCCACTAGATTTGGCAGAGAGTATAAAACTGCCATTGCTGAAGGAAAAGTTGAATTGATTAATGAACCAGAAGTTAAACGGCAAGTGATGACTTGGGTGGTTGAACGCAAGAGTCCGGATAACATAGAAAAAGGAAAATTCGTTATTGAAAAGATGCTAGACCGGGTTTTGGTATACAAGATGTACATGGAGACGGTCTCCGGAAAGCATGGCCTGTAG
- a CDS encoding GDYXXLXY domain-containing protein, whose translation MKSKKRLALFTVVAVIQLAIVLYMAWQWEDILQTGQRFEWETAPVDPYDAFKGRYIDLGFKERSGPVMDNAKFAYGQKAYAIIGKNADGKAIISGVSAKQPAGKPYVKVKVTYVENGKAHVQLPFRRYYLPEHWAALAETAYRESAGKTGVAAVRLKNGYGVVEELYIGDKTLDEYLRNSLSKK comes from the coding sequence ATGAAAAGTAAGAAGCGATTGGCACTGTTTACTGTCGTTGCTGTCATTCAGCTCGCTATCGTGCTATACATGGCCTGGCAATGGGAAGATATCCTGCAGACCGGGCAGCGTTTTGAGTGGGAGACTGCACCTGTTGATCCATATGATGCATTTAAGGGTCGCTATATTGACCTTGGCTTCAAAGAAAGAAGCGGCCCGGTTATGGACAATGCGAAATTTGCTTATGGCCAAAAGGCGTATGCCATCATTGGAAAAAATGCCGATGGTAAGGCCATCATCAGTGGAGTGAGTGCCAAACAACCGGCAGGAAAACCCTATGTTAAAGTCAAAGTAACCTATGTCGAGAACGGCAAAGCCCATGTTCAATTACCGTTTAGGCGGTATTATCTGCCCGAGCATTGGGCAGCTCTCGCGGAAACTGCTTACCGGGAAAGCGCGGGCAAAACAGGCGTTGCCGCTGTTCGCTTAAAAAACGGCTACGGGGTTGTTGAAGAGTTGTATATTGGTGATAAAACTCTTGATGAATACCTGCGCAATTCGCTTTCGAAAAAGTAA